In a genomic window of Thalassotalea piscium:
- the bamC gene encoding outer membrane protein assembly factor BamC, producing the protein MNRNIISLSLICLAVTGCSTVSKKSAMGDFDYASKEEAPALVIPANLSEPQYKNEYQINNKINHNGPIGKQVDVRAPSLVLPVATASRVENSSGQAKIWFDKVLEDKDLQEFIYQAVVDELASEGVTLSELNADKLLYQSSWFVNDKETGWLFSSIEETVRMKFNYQFETKPHGRSVAIVVELTGFEKVNESGQTTEIDLIDKERVEMKMLNEIVAQVDLKYRQLQRDNQLLKANQQLVSLGQNSKGEAAYIVEMENDMLWSNMPILFSKYGFTVNDLNESKQTYFVTYTKPETTIWDSLWGNTAPSVDLANGRYQFNLEAIENSTAVTILDDKAQALSKDKLDSMFDVMNLALSFRDSL; encoded by the coding sequence ATGAACCGAAACATAATTTCACTGTCTTTGATCTGCCTAGCAGTCACGGGTTGTAGTACTGTTAGTAAAAAAAGCGCAATGGGTGATTTTGACTACGCAAGTAAAGAAGAAGCCCCCGCGTTAGTTATTCCCGCCAATTTAAGTGAGCCACAGTACAAAAACGAATATCAGATCAATAATAAGATTAACCATAATGGGCCAATAGGTAAACAAGTTGATGTTAGGGCACCTTCACTGGTATTGCCCGTAGCAACTGCATCGCGTGTTGAAAACAGCAGTGGTCAAGCAAAAATTTGGTTTGATAAGGTACTTGAAGATAAGGACCTACAAGAATTTATTTATCAAGCTGTTGTTGATGAGTTAGCCTCTGAAGGCGTTACGTTATCAGAGTTAAATGCTGATAAGCTGCTCTATCAGTCAAGTTGGTTTGTTAACGACAAAGAAACAGGCTGGTTGTTTTCTTCAATTGAAGAAACCGTTCGCATGAAGTTTAATTACCAATTTGAAACCAAGCCCCATGGGCGAAGCGTTGCTATAGTTGTTGAGCTAACAGGCTTTGAAAAAGTTAATGAGTCAGGTCAAACGACAGAGATCGACTTAATCGATAAAGAACGTGTTGAAATGAAAATGCTTAACGAAATTGTTGCACAAGTTGATTTAAAATATCGACAATTACAGCGCGACAATCAATTGTTAAAAGCCAATCAACAACTCGTTTCTTTAGGGCAAAATAGTAAAGGTGAAGCCGCCTATATTGTTGAAATGGAAAATGACATGTTGTGGTCTAACATGCCTATTCTCTTTTCTAAATATGGTTTCACAGTTAATGACTTAAATGAGTCGAAGCAAACTTACTTTGTTACTTACACAAAGCCTGAAACAACCATTTGGGATAGTCTTTGGGGTAATACCGCACCTTCAGTTGACTTAGCTAATGGACGTTATCAGTTTAACTTAGAAGCAATAGAAAATAGTACAGCAGTTACTATTTTAGATGATAAAGCACAAGCACTTTCTAAAGATAAATTAGACAGTATGTTTGACGTTATGAACTTAGCGTTATCGTTTAGAGATTCTTTATAA
- a CDS encoding glycine cleavage system protein R has protein sequence MSQYLVLTAMGADRTGSVSELTKLASDCGCNIIDSRMARFGLEFTMIMLLSGTIKAINQLELKLPQIAHQLELITMMKRTSGYKRCDFTQHFQVEYAGIDQSGVLKAVTAFFAKRNIDISSLKSEYNHQHHQTKATILIALPEESSIEKLEAEYIELCEQIDVQGCIKPVATNQISELD, from the coding sequence ATGTCTCAGTATCTTGTATTAACAGCCATGGGCGCTGACCGAACAGGCAGTGTAAGCGAATTAACTAAACTCGCTAGTGATTGTGGTTGTAATATTATTGACAGTCGCATGGCAAGGTTTGGTTTAGAGTTTACAATGATCATGTTACTAAGTGGCACGATTAAAGCCATTAACCAACTTGAACTAAAGCTCCCGCAAATTGCTCATCAACTTGAATTAATTACCATGATGAAACGAACATCTGGCTATAAACGCTGCGATTTCACTCAGCACTTTCAAGTTGAATATGCAGGTATAGACCAATCAGGTGTGTTAAAAGCAGTAACGGCTTTTTTTGCTAAACGCAATATCGATATATCATCGTTAAAATCTGAATACAATCATCAACACCATCAAACAAAAGCAACTATTCTTATCGCTTTACCTGAAGAGAGTAGTATTGAAAAGCTTGAGGCTGAATACATTGAGCTTTGTGAACAAATCGACGTTCAAGGCTGTATAAAACCAGTAGCTACCAATCAAATTTCAGAGTTAGATTAA
- the bcp gene encoding thioredoxin-dependent thiol peroxidase, protein MKTITVGESAPLFSLPDENNQLVSLADYIGKKQVLVYFYPKAMTPGCTVQAQGLRDVQKQLAEHNTVVFGISPDEPKRLLKFCQRDELNFTLLSDVDHKVADDFGVWGLKKFMGREYDGIHRLSFLIGLDGKISHVFNKFKTKTHHEVVLEVLKSI, encoded by the coding sequence ATGAAAACAATTACTGTCGGTGAGTCGGCACCACTATTTAGCCTACCTGATGAAAACAATCAGTTAGTGTCCCTTGCTGATTACATTGGTAAAAAACAAGTGCTGGTTTACTTTTATCCAAAAGCAATGACACCTGGCTGTACGGTTCAAGCACAAGGGTTAAGAGATGTACAAAAGCAATTAGCCGAGCACAACACAGTAGTATTTGGGATCAGCCCTGATGAGCCTAAACGCTTGTTAAAGTTTTGCCAACGTGATGAATTAAACTTCACATTATTATCTGATGTTGATCATAAAGTTGCTGATGACTTTGGTGTTTGGGGATTAAAGAAATTTATGGGGCGTGAATATGATGGCATTCATCGATTAAGCTTTTTAATTGGCCTAGACGGTAAAATTAGCCATGTATTTAACAAATTCAAAACTAAAACTCATCATGAAGTTGTGTTAGAAGTGCTAAAAAGTATTTAA
- a CDS encoding AI-2E family transporter: protein MVSFFTQWYKRKFSDPHAVTLLVILLSIFLFIYFFSSLLMPVFVAIAIAFLLDLPVNRLSNMGLSRSLSSTIVVMLFVGITLIASFGLMPVMWQQGSNLIQEIPHMVTEGQSYLLTLPEKYPEMVKAEQIESVLGFVKSNFIEWGQLVLKASLNSISDIVALLIYLILVPLMVFFFLKDKQQFLQSFAALLPKDREMAVQVGNEMNQQIMNYIRGKVIEIIIIGAASTITFALLGLNYALLLGVLVGLSVLVPYVGATIVTLPVLLVALFQWGPGAEFGYVMLAYAIIQALDGNLLVPILFSEAVNLHPVVIIIAVILFGGLWGFWGVFFAIPLATLVKAVITAWSNPKFQLSDITPPE, encoded by the coding sequence ATGGTGTCTTTTTTCACTCAATGGTATAAGCGTAAATTTTCAGACCCCCACGCTGTAACCTTATTGGTTATTTTGTTATCAATATTTTTATTTATCTATTTCTTTAGTAGTTTACTTATGCCTGTTTTTGTTGCGATTGCTATTGCATTTTTATTGGACTTACCAGTAAATCGCTTAAGTAATATGGGCTTGTCGAGATCACTGTCTAGCACTATTGTTGTTATGTTGTTTGTGGGTATAACACTCATTGCAAGTTTTGGTTTAATGCCCGTTATGTGGCAGCAAGGCAGTAACTTAATTCAAGAAATACCTCATATGGTAACAGAAGGGCAAAGTTATTTATTAACCTTGCCTGAAAAGTACCCTGAAATGGTTAAGGCAGAGCAAATAGAGTCAGTACTAGGGTTTGTTAAAAGTAACTTTATCGAATGGGGACAACTCGTATTAAAGGCGTCGCTAAATTCAATTTCAGATATAGTAGCTTTGCTTATTTATTTAATTTTAGTGCCCTTGATGGTTTTCTTCTTCCTAAAAGATAAACAACAGTTTTTACAAAGCTTTGCTGCTTTGTTACCTAAAGATCGTGAAATGGCGGTGCAGGTCGGTAACGAAATGAACCAGCAGATCATGAACTATATTCGTGGCAAAGTAATTGAAATAATCATAATTGGTGCTGCATCTACCATTACTTTCGCGCTTTTAGGCTTAAATTACGCACTCTTACTAGGTGTTCTTGTTGGTTTATCTGTACTTGTACCTTACGTGGGCGCAACCATTGTCACATTACCTGTGTTATTAGTGGCTTTATTTCAGTGGGGGCCAGGTGCAGAGTTTGGCTATGTAATGTTAGCCTATGCAATTATTCAAGCATTAGACGGTAATTTACTCGTACCAATACTTTTTTCTGAAGCGGTTAACCTTCATCCTGTTGTTATTATTATCGCGGTAATTTTATTCGGTGGCTTGTGGGGATTTTGGGGAGTGTTTTTTGCCATTCCGTTAGCAACCTTAGTTAAAGCAGTTATTACTGCTTGGTCTAACCCTAAATTTCAATTGTCAGATATAACGCCCCCTGAATAA
- a CDS encoding sulfurtransferase TusA family protein — protein MIYQYNGVEDKCPLPLVKMRVILNKMKKDDICIMQISDKGSLTDIPNYLTQKGYHFSQQQLSNSVIELHIKQVS, from the coding sequence ATGATTTATCAATATAACGGGGTAGAAGACAAATGTCCTTTGCCACTTGTTAAAATGCGTGTCATTTTGAACAAAATGAAAAAGGATGATATTTGTATTATGCAAATATCTGATAAAGGATCGTTAACTGATATTCCTAATTATTTAACACAAAAAGGTTATCATTTTTCTCAACAGCAATTAAGTAACTCAGTAATTGAGCTGCATATCAAACAGGTAAGCTAA
- a CDS encoding beta-barrel assembly-enhancing protease: MLKIKSLSCALIIGLLLASSYSWAATTDKNKLPQIGTSGFSVLSIDKERQIGQAMMQQVRGSGTIVNDPVLIEYINDLGNTLVKNAQDVNYRFEFFIVNNQELNAFAFFGGHIGIHSGLITTADTESELASVIAHEISHVTQRHLARRIEAQSRNQPLTMAGIVSGILLTMINPAVGMAALSTSMAASQQMGINYTRGNEQEADRVGITLLANSGFDPLGAPNFFGKMLERYRYSSKPPAILLTHPLPESRVSEARIRAQNFPLRSVPPKLEFELAKARIKARYEGDKKYNIEHFTHAINKNRYAFLAAAQYGLALSYFEDKSYDKAYTLLMTLLKSDANNLFYIDALSDVLIELRKFEQAEKMLADINLLMPNNQVAALNYANVLLEMGKLDKSAQVLQDFLLMHPDSFIAYDLLTTVYRKQDKKALMHVSKAEVMALVGAYPQAIDELQTAMNYADDLPIVRKRIKGRILQLQDQQDKLRRLN, translated from the coding sequence TTGCTAAAAATTAAAAGCTTAAGCTGTGCATTGATTATTGGCTTATTACTTGCGAGCTCATATAGTTGGGCGGCAACAACGGATAAAAACAAATTACCGCAAATTGGCACCTCTGGCTTTAGCGTATTATCAATTGATAAAGAACGCCAAATAGGCCAAGCGATGATGCAACAAGTGCGTGGTAGTGGCACTATTGTTAACGATCCTGTACTCATTGAATACATTAATGATTTAGGCAACACCCTTGTTAAAAACGCTCAAGATGTAAACTATCGTTTTGAATTTTTTATCGTTAACAATCAGGAGCTTAACGCATTTGCCTTTTTTGGTGGGCATATTGGTATTCATAGTGGTCTAATTACTACTGCTGATACAGAGAGTGAACTGGCTTCGGTTATAGCTCATGAAATATCGCATGTTACCCAACGACACTTAGCTCGTAGAATTGAAGCGCAAAGCAGAAATCAGCCATTAACAATGGCCGGGATAGTGTCTGGTATTTTGCTTACAATGATAAACCCTGCTGTGGGTATGGCCGCATTAAGTACAAGTATGGCAGCAAGCCAACAAATGGGCATAAATTATACCCGAGGCAATGAACAAGAGGCTGACCGAGTAGGCATAACTCTTTTGGCTAATAGTGGTTTTGATCCGCTAGGAGCGCCTAACTTTTTTGGTAAAATGTTAGAGAGGTATCGTTATTCTAGTAAGCCACCCGCTATTTTACTTACTCACCCTTTACCAGAATCACGTGTTTCTGAGGCTAGAATACGAGCGCAAAACTTTCCGTTACGCAGCGTGCCCCCTAAACTCGAATTCGAACTTGCAAAAGCTCGTATCAAAGCAAGGTATGAAGGTGATAAAAAGTATAATATCGAACACTTTACTCATGCGATAAATAAAAATCGTTATGCATTTTTAGCCGCAGCGCAATATGGCTTAGCTTTATCGTACTTTGAAGATAAATCGTATGATAAAGCATATACATTGTTAATGACTCTTCTAAAAAGTGATGCGAACAATCTCTTTTATATTGATGCCTTATCGGATGTGCTAATTGAATTAAGAAAATTTGAACAAGCAGAGAAAATGCTTGCCGATATCAACTTGTTAATGCCTAACAACCAAGTGGCAGCCTTAAACTACGCTAATGTACTTCTTGAAATGGGTAAGTTAGATAAATCAGCTCAAGTACTACAAGACTTTCTCCTAATGCATCCCGATAGCTTTATTGCTTATGACTTATTAACAACCGTTTACCGCAAGCAAGATAAAAAAGCCCTAATGCATGTAAGCAAAGCTGAAGTAATGGCGCTTGTTGGTGCCTACCCTCAAGCAATTGACGAATTACAAACAGCGATGAATTATGCTGATGATTTGCCCATTGTGCGAAAACGCATAAAGGGCAGAATATTACAATTACAAGACCAGCAAGATAAGCTTAGACGGTTAAATTAA
- the arsC gene encoding arsenate reductase (glutaredoxin) (This arsenate reductase requires both glutathione and glutaredoxin to convert arsenate to arsenite, after which the efflux transporter formed by ArsA and ArsB can extrude the arsenite from the cell, providing resistance.): MYTIYHNPRCSKSRQTLALLEENNVDITVVEYLKNPLTAPEILSLLAKLNKTPIEIMRVKESEFSEQNLKGASDETLINAMVNTPKLIERPIVVKDNAAIIGRPPENVLTLIN, from the coding sequence ATGTACACAATCTATCATAACCCGCGCTGTTCAAAGAGCAGACAAACCCTTGCTCTTTTAGAAGAAAATAATGTTGATATTACCGTGGTAGAGTATTTAAAAAACCCATTAACCGCACCAGAAATTCTATCACTTCTGGCAAAGCTCAACAAAACGCCTATTGAAATTATGCGAGTTAAAGAGTCTGAATTTAGTGAGCAAAACTTGAAAGGTGCAAGCGACGAAACCCTCATTAATGCCATGGTTAATACGCCAAAATTAATAGAGCGCCCTATTGTAGTAAAAGACAACGCAGCTATTATTGGCCGCCCACCAGAAAACGTGCTTACACTTATAAACTAG
- a CDS encoding DUF2069 domain-containing protein → MKRYISTQTHKKIALTAYFSLLIYLPIWLLVINPSEGLSPILTLVMFTLPLLFPLKGLVQGNPYTYAWSNFIVMLYFLHSLTTLWVSKEDYLWASLELIFASAMFISGTYYAKYRGQELGLGLKKKSDKS, encoded by the coding sequence ATGAAACGCTATATATCAACACAAACACATAAAAAGATAGCTTTAACTGCTTATTTCTCTTTATTAATATATTTACCAATATGGTTGTTAGTAATTAACCCGTCTGAAGGGTTATCACCCATACTAACCTTAGTAATGTTTACATTACCCTTGTTGTTTCCTTTAAAAGGATTAGTACAAGGCAATCCTTATACTTATGCGTGGTCTAACTTTATCGTAATGTTGTACTTTTTGCATAGTTTAACTACTTTATGGGTTTCTAAAGAAGACTACCTATGGGCTAGTTTAGAGCTGATTTTTGCTTCAGCTATGTTTATTTCGGGCACATACTATGCAAAATATCGTGGTCAAGAATTAGGCTTGGGTTTAAAAAAGAAAAGCGATAAGTCTTAA
- the hda gene encoding DnaA regulatory inactivator Hda, whose product MSKQTQLALQVQLPDDETFISFRGESHQVLIDTLKDYISANVSNESEDKTIPGYYLFGLSGAGKSHLLHASCSYAAELKLSSVCLSLGEVQQYPVNILDGLEQMDLVCLDDVQLISESTIWQQAVFDLYNRIGEQGKKIIISGDKSIKALNLTLPDLASRLSWGYVEQVKLLSDEEKLLALQFRARQRGLVISYEVAHFLVTRLSRDMNSLTQALETLDQASIREQRKITIPFIKDILL is encoded by the coding sequence GTGAGTAAACAAACCCAATTAGCTTTACAAGTTCAACTTCCTGATGACGAAACTTTTATAAGTTTTCGCGGAGAAAGTCATCAAGTACTAATTGATACATTAAAAGACTATATTTCAGCTAATGTTTCAAATGAGAGTGAAGATAAGACCATTCCTGGTTATTACTTGTTTGGTTTGTCTGGTGCAGGTAAATCTCATTTATTACATGCAAGCTGCAGTTACGCAGCAGAATTAAAATTAAGCTCTGTTTGTTTATCGTTAGGGGAAGTACAGCAATATCCTGTTAATATACTCGATGGACTCGAGCAGATGGATTTGGTCTGCTTAGATGATGTTCAGTTAATTTCAGAATCTACTATTTGGCAGCAAGCTGTTTTTGATTTGTATAATCGCATAGGTGAGCAAGGTAAAAAAATAATAATTTCTGGCGATAAAAGCATAAAAGCACTTAACTTAACTTTACCTGATCTCGCATCAAGATTGTCTTGGGGTTATGTTGAACAAGTAAAGTTATTAAGTGATGAAGAAAAACTATTAGCTCTTCAGTTTAGGGCACGACAAAGAGGGCTGGTTATCAGCTATGAAGTCGCCCACTTTTTAGTGACTCGGTTGTCGCGCGATATGAACAGTTTAACTCAGGCATTAGAAACACTAGACCAAGCTTCCATAAGGGAACAGCGTAAAATTACCATTCCCTTTATTAAAGATATCTTGTTATAA
- a CDS encoding DUF2066 domain-containing protein, with amino-acid sequence MIRYLLLFFLLNYSALSAAIEVTDLYVAKIEVSSQNNKERIQALKAALTSVFLKVGGQKEVLSLTEIRSALTRYNQYLSKYHYAKNAGKNYLVATFDEVKVNQLFINANIPIWGSLRPQVLFWVVNEDGLSREIVSGSSNSDIGQQLFEFSEQRGLPILMPLMDLTDASIVSISDVWGRFPQPIIQASNRYSAETIIAIRVSNRSLLSEQELQTLESCPLCRPSLVLDWHLISDVNNVARFNIGKSYQGLDKLALLKEALSDITDEIYKNYAFSSDENNDYIIDIANVSSLSIYSEVTNFLTQLSAVQSVQLINAQGENRRFKLKLIGSKQALLSSLKLNQLLKQEYDPLAPVVENAVPVFYWSK; translated from the coding sequence ATGATTAGATATTTGTTATTGTTTTTTTTACTGAATTATAGTGCCTTAAGTGCTGCGATAGAAGTAACAGACTTGTATGTTGCTAAAATTGAAGTAAGCTCGCAAAATAATAAAGAACGAATACAGGCACTTAAAGCAGCTTTGACCTCAGTGTTTTTAAAAGTAGGTGGCCAAAAAGAAGTGTTATCGTTAACAGAGATTCGGTCTGCATTAACGCGCTACAATCAGTATCTTTCAAAATATCATTACGCAAAAAACGCTGGTAAAAATTACTTGGTTGCTACTTTCGATGAAGTAAAAGTTAATCAGCTTTTTATCAATGCTAATATTCCTATATGGGGTAGCTTACGACCACAAGTGCTGTTTTGGGTGGTAAATGAAGACGGTTTATCACGTGAAATTGTTTCTGGCTCATCAAATTCAGACATTGGGCAACAGTTATTTGAGTTTTCTGAGCAACGGGGCTTACCTATTTTAATGCCTTTGATGGATTTAACAGACGCTAGTATTGTGTCAATCTCAGATGTTTGGGGACGTTTTCCGCAACCTATTATACAAGCATCTAATCGATACTCAGCTGAAACTATTATCGCAATACGCGTTTCTAATAGAAGCTTACTTTCTGAACAAGAATTACAAACCTTAGAGTCTTGCCCTTTATGTAGGCCTTCGTTAGTACTTGACTGGCATCTAATCTCTGATGTTAATAACGTTGCAAGGTTTAATATTGGTAAGTCATATCAAGGATTAGATAAATTAGCATTACTAAAAGAAGCGCTTTCAGATATCACTGATGAGATATATAAAAACTACGCGTTCAGTAGTGATGAAAATAACGACTATATTATTGATATTGCCAACGTTAGCTCTTTGTCTATTTATTCAGAAGTAACTAACTTTTTAACGCAGCTCTCAGCGGTTCAATCTGTTCAATTGATTAATGCGCAGGGTGAAAATCGTCGTTTTAAGTTAAAACTAATAGGCTCTAAACAAGCATTGTTGTCATCATTAAAACTTAACCAGTTACTGAAACAAGAATATGATCCACTTGCTCCGGTTGTTGAAAATGCTGTCCCGGTTTTTTATTGGAGCAAGTAA
- the purM gene encoding phosphoribosylformylglycinamidine cyclo-ligase, with product MSEQKQSLSYKDAGVDIDAGNALVENIKGAVKRTTRPEVMGGLGGFGSVCQLPTGYKEPVLVAGTDGVGTKLRLAIDLAKHDTVGIDLVAMCVNDLIVQGAEPLFFLDYYATAKLDVAVASAVVEGIAEGCVQAGCALVGGETAEMPGMYHKGDYDIAGFCVGVAEKSRLLDGSKVAAGDQLIALGSSGAHSNGYSLIRKVLEVNNTDTSEMLDGNSIADRLMEPTKIYVKSVLALLKEVDVHALSHITGGGFWENIPRVLPDNAQAVVNESSWEWPIIFNWLQEKGNITTHEMYRTFNCGVGMILVVPADKVDQSLDILTKNGENAWHIGEIKPLAADQEQVIINKG from the coding sequence GTGAGCGAACAAAAACAGTCTTTAAGCTACAAAGATGCTGGTGTAGATATAGATGCAGGTAATGCACTTGTAGAAAACATTAAAGGCGCGGTAAAACGCACAACTCGACCTGAAGTAATGGGTGGCCTTGGTGGCTTTGGTTCAGTTTGTCAATTACCCACAGGGTATAAAGAACCAGTACTTGTAGCAGGAACTGACGGTGTTGGCACAAAACTACGTTTAGCAATAGACTTGGCTAAACATGATACCGTTGGTATTGATCTTGTAGCGATGTGTGTGAATGATTTAATCGTACAAGGTGCTGAGCCTTTATTTTTCTTAGACTATTATGCTACTGCAAAGCTAGATGTAGCAGTAGCCTCTGCCGTTGTCGAAGGTATTGCCGAAGGTTGTGTTCAAGCCGGTTGTGCATTAGTAGGTGGTGAAACCGCAGAAATGCCGGGGATGTATCACAAAGGCGACTATGATATTGCTGGCTTTTGTGTCGGTGTTGCAGAAAAATCTCGTTTATTAGACGGTAGTAAAGTAGCAGCAGGCGATCAATTAATCGCTTTAGGTTCATCTGGAGCACATTCAAACGGTTATTCTTTAATTCGTAAAGTACTAGAAGTTAATAATACAGATACCTCAGAAATGCTTGACGGGAATTCAATTGCTGACCGCTTAATGGAACCTACTAAAATTTATGTAAAATCAGTATTAGCATTACTTAAAGAAGTGGATGTACACGCGTTATCACACATTACTGGTGGCGGTTTTTGGGAAAATATCCCTCGCGTATTACCTGACAATGCCCAAGCAGTAGTTAATGAATCGAGCTGGGAATGGCCAATTATTTTTAACTGGTTACAAGAAAAAGGTAATATCACTACACATGAAATGTACCGTACATTTAACTGTGGTGTTGGAATGATCCTTGTTGTTCCCGCCGACAAAGTAGATCAAAGCCTTGACATTTTAACTAAAAATGGCGAAAACGCTTGGCATATTGGTGAAATCAAACCATTAGCAGCGGATCAAGAGCAAGTGATTATTAACAAAGGATAA
- the purN gene encoding phosphoribosylglycinamide formyltransferase, with protein MPSRIVVLISGSGTNLQALIDACKTPSYPGEVVGVISNKADAYGLIRAQENSIATHAISHKDYDSRESYDQALIKQIDHLKPDLVVLAGFMRILTPKFVQHFSGKLLNIHPSLLPKYQGLNTHQRAIDAKDNEHGVSVHFVTEELDGGPVILQAKVPIFEGDTIDELASRVHDQEHRIYPLVVKWFCSGRVKMINEKAVLDGKILPISGYASD; from the coding sequence ATGCCTAGCCGCATTGTGGTATTAATATCGGGCAGTGGTACTAATTTGCAAGCATTAATTGATGCTTGCAAAACACCTAGCTATCCTGGTGAAGTTGTTGGTGTTATTTCTAATAAAGCCGACGCTTATGGTTTAATTAGAGCCCAAGAAAACAGTATTGCAACCCATGCAATCTCTCATAAAGACTATGATAGTAGAGAAAGCTACGATCAAGCGTTAATTAAGCAAATAGATCACCTCAAACCTGATTTAGTTGTTCTTGCAGGGTTTATGAGAATATTAACCCCTAAGTTTGTTCAACATTTTTCTGGAAAGTTATTGAACATTCATCCATCTTTGTTGCCTAAGTATCAAGGACTAAATACCCATCAACGTGCCATTGACGCAAAAGACAACGAACATGGTGTAAGTGTTCATTTTGTTACAGAGGAACTAGATGGTGGCCCTGTTATTTTACAAGCTAAGGTCCCTATCTTTGAAGGCGATACCATTGACGAGTTAGCGAGTAGAGTTCATGATCAGGAACACCGTATTTACCCATTAGTGGTAAAGTGGTTTTGCAGTGGTCGAGTAAAAATGATTAACGAGAAAGCCGTATTAGACGGTAAGATATTGCCTATTTCTGGCTACGCTAGCGATTAA